TGCTCGCTGCGTACGTCCATCGTGCCCCCCTGGGCCTCCACGAGCCCCCGGCTGATGGCGAGGCCGAGCCCCGTGCCCTTCTTGCCCGTGCCCTCCACGCGCCAGAAGCGCTCGAAGAGGTGGGGCAGCGCCTCGGCGGGAATGCCCGGGCCGGTGTCATGCACCTGGAAGCGCACGACGGACGCCTCGGGCACCGCCTCCACCGTCACCAGGCCCCGCTCGGGGGTGAACTTGAGCGCGTTGCCCACCAGGTTGCTCAACACCTGGAAGAAGCGATCCCGATCGCACCGCACCTGGCAGTGCTCCGGCGGCAGCCGCGTGCGCAGCTCGATGGCGGCCTCCACCGCCAGTGGCTCGAGCAGCAGCAGTCCCTCGCGCACCAGCTCCTCCACGTCATGGATCTCCAGGTTCAGCTTCACCTGGTCCGCCTGGAGGCTCGCCATGTCGAGCAGATCCCGGATGAGCCGATCCATCCGCTCCACCGAGCGCTCGATGATGTGGGTGTGCTTGCGCATCCGCTCGCCGGCCTCGCCCTCGGGAATCAGCCGCCGCAGCAGCCGGGCGCTCATGCCGATGCTGCTCAGCGGGTTCTTCAGGTCATGACTCACCACGGCGAGGATGTCCTCGCGCTGGCGCACGGCGCGCTGGGCGTCGCGCTCGGCGTTCTCCGCCCGGGTGCGCTCGCGCTGCTGGGCGGCGGCCTCGTTGCGCGCGGCCTGCTCCCGGGCCTGGAGGCCAATCCGCTCCTCCTCGCCGCGCAGGCGCAGGGACTCGGCCCGGTCCAGCGCGAACGCGGCCGCCCACACCAGCACGGTGAAGATGATGACGTTGCCCGAGGCGATGAGCGCCAGGGCGAAGGGGAGGGGAAAGGCCGCGGAGCGGTAGGCCCAGAGCACCATGCCCCCGATGAGGATGGGCAGCACCAAGGCCGGCGGCAGCAGCCAGCGCGCGAGCGCTCCCCCCAGACCCGGGCCAGAGACGACCCGCATGAAGCCCTGGGTGGCGCGGGCCTCGAAGACGCCGAGCGCCAGCAGCAGGAAGCACACCGTGGTGTGCACCGCCATCTGCGTGTAGCGCGCGACGCCGGTGAACTCCTGCTGTCCGTAGAAGTAGCCCGTGAGGCCCACCAGGGCGATGACGCCCGCGAGCGCGGCGAGGTACTGCGAGGGCCAACCCACCATCCGCGTCTCCACCTCGAGACACAGGAGGGCCAGCCCGAGCAGCAGGAAGCACAGGGCGGTGTTGGGGGCCATGCGCCCCGGATAGCCGAGCTCCACGTCGCGCGCGGGGTCCACCACGAGCAGCTCGTCCAGGCCCAGGTTCACGTCCAGGACGTACTGGAGCAGCGACAGGACGCTGATGAGGACCACGCCTGCCGCGCTCACCACCGAGGCGCGCCGCAGCGCGGGCGGGGGCCGCGTGAGGCCGGCGACGAGCAGGGCCGCTCCCGAGAGGACGAAGCACAGGGCCGTGTTGGCCTTCATCGTGGGCAGGCCCGGCCGCAGCCCCTTGAGCGAGGAGAGGCCAAACACCCACGCGGTGAGCACCACGAGCCCCACCGCCATGACCAGCGCGCCATGAATGCGAGACAACCGCCGCAGGAGTACGGAGACACGCTCAGCGATCTTCTCGCCTGTCATCCGCCCTCCTTACCCCGCCGCCCTGGCCTCCTTCCATGACGACGAAATGGCGGAGGCCCTGGAGTTCACTCTCCCGCTTCGCTCGCGACCCCCTCGCTGCCGTCGGAGGTCTTCGCGTTGAGCACGATGCGCTCACCGGGAGGGGAGGCGGGCATGACGATGTCCCGCTCCTGGACGCTCTTGTCCGGGTTGATGACGCGCACGTGGTGCTCGCCCTCGAAGAGGGGGTACTCGGCCACGGGGGCCACGCCCAGGGGTTGGCCATCCAGGAAGACCTTGGCCCCCGGCTCGGCGAGGATGAGCACGGAGCCCAGGTTCACCCGGATGTTGAACTGGACCTTCTCCTGGGTGGCGCGCACGTCGATGCTGCGCGCGGTGCGCAGGCCCCGCTTCCCATCGACCAGGGTGATGAGGTGACGGCCGGGCGTCATGGGCACCGTCTGGGGCGAGCGGCCCACCTGACGGCCATCGACGTGGATCATCACCTCGGGCGTCACGAAGATCTGCACGGGCGTGAGGGGCGCCGAGGCTCCCGCCTTGACGGGCGGCGTGCTCGAGGCCACCGCCACGCCGGCGTCGGGCACCGCCGGCACTTCCTCGACGATCATGGGGGCGTTGACGTCAGTGGCCACGCCCGCGTCGGGACCCAGGTACTCGGGCTCGTGCTGGATGTTCCAGATGAGGCCCGCGGCGCCCACGAACAAGAGCGTGCCCACGAAGGCGATCGCGCCCACCGCCAGGCGCGAGCGCGTGGCGGACGGAGGGAGCGCCCCGGGAGGGAGCGCATAGCCGGGCGTCCCCGGAGGCGGAGGCGCGTAGCCGGGCGTCCCCGGGGGAGGGGCCGCGTACACGGGCGCCCCGGGAGGCGGGGCCACGGAGCCAGCGGCCACGGGGGCGGAAGGAGCGGGGGACGTGCTCGAGGCCAGCTCGGCGAGGCCCCGTTCGATCATCGCCTTGCGGTAGCGCCGCGTCTCGTTGTCGTGGGGAATCTGCCGGATGAGGAACTCGGCGAGCGCGGTGGAGGAGGGCAACTCGCCCACCAGGGCCTCCAGGGCCTCACGGAAGGCGATGGCGGTCGGGTAGCGCTCCTTGGCGCGCTTGGCCGTGGCGCGGCGGATGATCTCGTTGTAGGCGAGCGGCACGTCCTCCGGCAGCGGCGGCAGGGGCCGCGAGAGGATGGCCTTGTCCCGATCGATCGAGTCCTGGAAGGGTTTGCGCCCCGAGAGGCACTCGTGCAGCAGCAGGCCCAGGAGGAACACGTCGGTGGGGACGGACGAGGCCTCGCGGCCGCCGAGCAACTGCTCGGGAGCGCTGTACAGGCGGCGGTTGCGCACCCGGCGGCCATCCTTCTCGCGCGG
This genomic interval from Cystobacter ferrugineus contains the following:
- a CDS encoding sensor histidine kinase, which encodes MTGEKIAERVSVLLRRLSRIHGALVMAVGLVVLTAWVFGLSSLKGLRPGLPTMKANTALCFVLSGAALLVAGLTRPPPALRRASVVSAAGVVLISVLSLLQYVLDVNLGLDELLVVDPARDVELGYPGRMAPNTALCFLLLGLALLCLEVETRMVGWPSQYLAALAGVIALVGLTGYFYGQQEFTGVARYTQMAVHTTVCFLLLALGVFEARATQGFMRVVSGPGLGGALARWLLPPALVLPILIGGMVLWAYRSAAFPLPFALALIASGNVIIFTVLVWAAAFALDRAESLRLRGEEERIGLQAREQAARNEAAAQQRERTRAENAERDAQRAVRQREDILAVVSHDLKNPLSSIGMSARLLRRLIPEGEAGERMRKHTHIIERSVERMDRLIRDLLDMASLQADQVKLNLEIHDVEELVREGLLLLEPLAVEAAIELRTRLPPEHCQVRCDRDRFFQVLSNLVGNALKFTPERGLVTVEAVPEASVVRFQVHDTGPGIPAEALPHLFERFWRVEGTGKKGTGLGLAISRGLVEAQGGTMDVRSEQGRGSTFCFTLPRVSAPGPQG
- a CDS encoding serine/threonine protein kinase, which produces MSQARYQLLGPLFPGEGANRPHLALSLEEGRPPRPVVLIWAPPEVAQDAAALARLRKETERAIVFEHPNILRVHDLVTLDGRVARVTEYADGEPLRHVLEGCPRLPPLFAALIAMEAATGVHYAHVAGNDDGTPYVHGDLRPETLMISAQGLVKVTGYGALGVAPREKDGRRVRNRRLYSAPEQLLGGREASSVPTDVFLLGLLLHECLSGRKPFQDSIDRDKAILSRPLPPLPEDVPLAYNEIIRRATAKRAKERYPTAIAFREALEALVGELPSSTALAEFLIRQIPHDNETRRYRKAMIERGLAELASSTSPAPSAPVAAGSVAPPPGAPVYAAPPPGTPGYAPPPPGTPGYALPPGALPPSATRSRLAVGAIAFVGTLLFVGAAGLIWNIQHEPEYLGPDAGVATDVNAPMIVEEVPAVPDAGVAVASSTPPVKAGASAPLTPVQIFVTPEVMIHVDGRQVGRSPQTVPMTPGRHLITLVDGKRGLRTARSIDVRATQEKVQFNIRVNLGSVLILAEPGAKVFLDGQPLGVAPVAEYPLFEGEHHVRVINPDKSVQERDIVMPASPPGERIVLNAKTSDGSEGVASEAGE